The following is a genomic window from Bacillus horti.
TTGCTGCTTCCTGTTGCTTAGCTTGATCTTCAGGGTTCTTCAAGGATAACGCCATAATATCAGCAATTTCCTCCATATCCGCAACCCCAAATCCTCTAGATGTTACAGCCGCTGTACCAATTCTAATTCCACTAGTCACAAATGGACTTTCTGGATCAAATGGTATCGCATTTTTGTTACATGTAATGCCGATCTCATCTAAAATATGCTCCGCCTGTTTTCCCGTCAACCCTAGGCTACGCACATCAACAAGCACTAAGTGGTTATCTGTTCCTCCTGAAACGAGGGTGATATCATTTTCTTTTAGTCGCTCTGAGAGGCGTTTGGCGTTATCAATGATAGCCTGTACGTATGTCTTAAAGTCCGGGCTAAGCGCTTCTTTAAAGGACACCGCCTTTGCTGCAATGATGTGCATCAGAGGGCCGCCTTGTACACCTGGAAAAATGGATTTATCGATTTGCTTGGCAAATTCCTGCTTACATAAAATTAAACCTCCACGCGGACCGCGAAGTGTTTTATGTGTGGTTGATGTGACAAAGTGAGCATGTGGAACAGGAGATGGATGTAAACCAGCAGCAACAAGACCGGCAATATGGGCCATATCCACCATAAAATATGCGTCTACCTGATCAGCAATTTCCTTCATTTTTGCGAAATCAATGATTCTAGAGTAGGCACTTGCCCCTGCTACAATAAGCTTTGGACGATGTTCCTTAGCTTTTTCTAGCACATCGTCATAATTGATTAAATGACTCGTCTCATCTACACCGTAATCTACAAAGTTATATAGCTGTCCCGAAAAGTTAACAGGGCTTCCATGAGTCAAATGTCCACCGTGAGAAAGATTCATCCCTAATACCGTATCTCCAGGCTTTAGGATGGAGAAATAAACGGCCATATTCGCCTGAGCTCCGGAATGCGGCTGTACATTCGCATGCTCTGCGCCGAAGATCTCTTTTACTCTGTCCCTAGCCAAATCCTCAGCTACATCAACATGCTCACAGCCTCCGTAATATCGACGACCAGGATAGCCTTCAGCATATTTATTCGTCAGCACACTGCCCATTGCTTCTAGTACCGCTTCACTAACAAAGTTTTCTGAAGCAATCAATTCAATTTTATCTCTTTGACGTGCTAATTCGTTTTGAATCGATTGAAAGATTTCTGGGTCTTTTTCCTGTAAAAATGACATTCTTCTTCACTCCCTTTAGTAGTCTTCTTCCTTTTTCTATCTCTTTTATTCCACTACTTGTTCTACATAGATAGCTCGATTTCCTCCGATAAGCTTCGGTCTAGATTTTGCCATTGTAACATGTGCCTCTCCAATTTGGCTTAGGCTTCCTCGAACCGGAACGGCTACATGCTTGATATGCATGCCAATAAACGTATCCCCTATATCAATGCCAGCATCCGCTCTAATATGCTCCACCATCACCGCTTGCTGGAATTGCTTGTAGGCGTATGCCGCCATCGCTCCTCCAGCCTGCGGGGCAGGAATCACACTGACCTCTTCGAGCTGAAATTGCTTCATCGTTCGTCTTTCCACTACCAAAGCTCTGTTCAGATGCTCACAGCATTGAAAAGCTAGATGGAAGCCACTGCTCTGGCTTACTTCATGCAACGCAGCAAAGAGGTCGGTAGCCACCCCCTCAGCTCCTGCTGTACCGATCTTCTTACCAAGCACCTCACTAGTACTCACTCCAACGACCAAAATATGATCCTCATTTAGGTTAGTCTGTAGCATTAAATCGTCCACCATTTGCTTCGTTTGTCCGTATAAAGCTGTTCTTTTTTCATTCATTTGCCCTACGCTCCTTAGATATTAAGCATTTGGCTTATCATGTTGCTATTACAACTGATTTTCCATATCGCTAACCTTCTCGATCCGTCTCTGATGACGTCCACCTAAAAACTCTGTTTGCAGCCAGATTCGGGCAATATCCCGGGCTAAACCAGGTCCGATGACACGCTCACCCATCGCTAAAACATTTGAATCATTATGCTCTCTGGTAGCCTGAGCACTGAACGTATCATGAGCCAGAGCACAACGAATTCCTTTGATTTTGTTAGCTGCAATACTCATGCCTATACCTGTACCACAAATTAGAATTCCTCGATCAAACTCACCAGAAGCAACCCTCTGAGCTACCGGCAGGGCATAATCAGGATAATCAACCGAATCCTCACACTGACAGCCAAAATCCTCGTAGGATAGCTTCAGTTCATCAAGCAAAGCCTTGATTTCTTCTTTAATCCTTAATCCTCCATGGTCTGATGCAATAGCAATTTTCACTTCCGCTCATCCCTTCCTTAGCTGCTCAAACTTAGTACTTTCTCTTTTTAGAAAAACTTGGTTGATCGCCAAGTCTGGCGATATACTATCTACCTCTGAACCTTCCAATCAGATAGTATAAAATGTCTACGTTATTATAACCTATTTTCTAAAAATGTTCATGGTCAAAAGAGATGACTTTATCTTTGATATGTATTCATGTCCAAAGGCAAAAGAAAAACGCACAAGATGTGCGCTCTAAAGAGGAAGTATGACTTTTTACATTTCTATTTAATAATACGGAAGCTATTTCATGATACGGAAGCCTAGATG
Proteins encoded in this region:
- the glyA gene encoding serine hydroxymethyltransferase, whose product is MSFLQEKDPEIFQSIQNELARQRDKIELIASENFVSEAVLEAMGSVLTNKYAEGYPGRRYYGGCEHVDVAEDLARDRVKEIFGAEHANVQPHSGAQANMAVYFSILKPGDTVLGMNLSHGGHLTHGSPVNFSGQLYNFVDYGVDETSHLINYDDVLEKAKEHRPKLIVAGASAYSRIIDFAKMKEIADQVDAYFMVDMAHIAGLVAAGLHPSPVPHAHFVTSTTHKTLRGPRGGLILCKQEFAKQIDKSIFPGVQGGPLMHIIAAKAVSFKEALSPDFKTYVQAIIDNAKRLSERLKENDITLVSGGTDNHLVLVDVRSLGLTGKQAEHILDEIGITCNKNAIPFDPESPFVTSGIRIGTAAVTSRGFGVADMEEIADIMALSLKNPEDQAKQQEAANRVAELSKKHELYPGK
- a CDS encoding TIGR01440 family protein; the protein is MNEKRTALYGQTKQMVDDLMLQTNLNEDHILVVGVSTSEVLGKKIGTAGAEGVATDLFAALHEVSQSSGFHLAFQCCEHLNRALVVERRTMKQFQLEEVSVIPAPQAGGAMAAYAYKQFQQAVMVEHIRADAGIDIGDTFIGMHIKHVAVPVRGSLSQIGEAHVTMAKSRPKLIGGNRAIYVEQVVE
- the rpiB gene encoding ribose 5-phosphate isomerase B, translated to MKIAIASDHGGLRIKEEIKALLDELKLSYEDFGCQCEDSVDYPDYALPVAQRVASGEFDRGILICGTGIGMSIAANKIKGIRCALAHDTFSAQATREHNDSNVLAMGERVIGPGLARDIARIWLQTEFLGGRHQRRIEKVSDMENQL